GACCCAAAACTTTTGTGTGCGGTTTTTTTAGGCTTCCTGGAGAAAAACCGAGACACGTTATACGGCGATATCATCCAGCTGGTTCACTCGTCCAAGAACAAGTTCATCAAGCAGATTTTCCAAGCcgatgttgccatggtaacacatGCATTTCCTTGCgagatgaacaaaaaaatggaaattgaaCTTTTACCTCTCTTGCATGTTTTCCAACATCTCCTTCTGTGTGTTGTCGGCATGATTTGTTGCTTTCCTGACAGTTTCTGTGTGGTTTTGCTCCTTGTCTACATCTTCCATCCAGTCCTCTCCCAAAggtaaaaagtcaaaaacataTGAGTCTTCCTTCTCTCTTTCTCATGCACACTTTTACATGATAATAATTTGTCCTTATAATAACTTGACAGGgctatattctttatcctctgcaaagaactgATAATAGTGCTACACACAGGCCATACTATGTTCTACCCTGACTGGACccagcaatattttttttttacatttagacAAAGAGGAAGAAGCACAGGAAGGACAAACGCCACCagctttatgtgtgtgtgtgtgtttttagggGGCCGAAACCAGGAAGCGTTCTCCCACTCTCAGCAGTCAGTTCAAAAAATCTCTGGAGTTGCTGATGAGAACGTTGAGTGTGTGTCAGCCGTTTTTCGTCCGCTGCATCAAACCCAACGAGTACAAGAAGCCCATGGTGAGTCCCTGTGTGTGATTGTTTTGATCTACCACAATGTCTGATACATTTTCTAGCTAGCTGTAACGTCTTCTAACATGTAACTAACAGCAACTTCCTAAATGTGACAATGTAACAGACAATAATAGTTGTTACATGTAGCGGTAattaaagaaatgaaaaaacgACATGCACTAATTTTCACATGTAATAAATTTCTATGACGTAAACAAACTGTTAGCCGCTAAATAGCTGTTACATGGAATAATTTGCTTTTACAGACAAATTGTTTACGTGTGTAATACCTTAATTGTGTGTGTTCCAGCTGTTTGATCGGGATTTGTGCGTGCGCCAGTTGAGGTACTCAGGAATGATGGAGACCATCCGCATCCGCCGCGCAGGCTATCCCATCCGCTACACCTTTGTGGAGTTCGTAGACCGCTACCGTGTTCTCATGCCTGGAGTCAAGCCGGCCTACAAGCAGGTAGCGTCAAAGCACGTTATCATATAGACTACATCGATGCCGTTGAACACATTATTCACATGTGCTTCTTCCAGGAGGATCTGAGAGGAACCTGCCAGAGGATCGCTGAGCTCGTGCTCGGCCGAGACGACGACTGGCAGATGGGAAAGACCAAGATCTTCCTCAAGGTGATATGCACCGTTGTTGCTTCTTTTGCATAAACGCAACTGATTGGGAATAACCCCAAAACAGGAAGTAGTCCGTGTTGGTGTTTCCCCAGTCTTTGTGTGTTTGGGCTTTAGGTGAGCAAGGTAATCTTTTCTGTTTTGATGTTGTTTTATCAGCTGATCAGTATTGTGTCAGGGTTTCCGTTCTCTTTCGCATAGAGTGACACATTTGGTGAAGTTGACTTTCTGTGTTTCCATACAAGTCTCCGGACTGCTTTCAGGAAGCCTGACAGGAAGTAGAAAGAGCAGGAAGGAGCATCATGCTCTCTTTACTGACAGGAAGCTGACAGACAAACCGCAATGCAAAGGGTGGAATAATAAGAAAGGACTCATTTTATAGATTTGCCTCGGGAATTGTTTGCAATTTTAAATCAGGGTGTCCACGGAAACGGCTATTGAGTTGTTGGTTCCTCAGGACCATCACGACATGCTGCTGGAGATCGAGAGAGACAAGGCCATCACTGACAAGGTCATCCTGATCCAGAAGGTGGTGCGAGGTTTCAAGGACAGGTAAGATCCTGCATCCATGATTTCCATCATTTCTGTGGATTCAGCGGCTCTTCTATCTATGTACCATCAGATCAAACTTCCTAAGGATGAGGAAGTCGACTATGCTGATCCAGAAGACTTGGCGAGGATATCATTGCAGAAAGAACTATGGAGCTGTGAGGATTGTTGTGTGTCATCCGGTCCTGATGTCGTCCCTAAATCCTGGTTCTTGTCCTTTCAGATGCGGGCCGGCTTCTCTCGCCTCCAGGCTCTGGTGCGCTCTAGGAAGTTGTGTGCATCGTACCACGTGGCTCGCCAGCGCGTCAGCGGGTTCCAGGGTCGATGCCGAGGCTTCCTGGTCCGCCGGGCCTTCAGACATCGACTGTGGGCCGTCATCACCATCCAGGCGTACACCCGAGGGATGATTGCACGCAGACTCTACCGCAGGCTCAGAGGCGAGGTACAAGACATTTTTCTTCCAAACTATGGTTTGAATAAAATTGGAACTTACTTGGATTCTCTTCTGCCTTTCATCAGTACCGAAGACGCCTGGAGGCTGAGAAGTTGCGTCTGGCTGAGGAGACTAAGCTGAGAAACCAAATGTCTGCTAAAAGAGCCAAGGCCGAAGCGGAACGCAAACATCAGGCACGTCTTCAGAATTTCAATTGGCCCAACTGCTGTCGCAATCTCCAGAAAAAGTAAGATTTCCCatttgaaatcatcatctcctctGCAGGAGCGTCTGGTCCAGCTGGCCAAAGAGGATGCCGAGCGCGAGAAGAAGGAAAAGGAGGAAGGAAGAAGGAAGAAGGAGATGGTGGAACAGATGGAGCGAGCCCGTTTGGAGCCTGTCAACGACTCGGACATGGTGGACAAAATGTTCGGCTTCCTGGGGACCACCAGTTCCTTTCCTGGCCAGGAGGGACAAGCTCCTGCCGGATTTGAGGTCAGTTAAATGCTTAAAAACCGGGACTTCACTGAACTGATCTCTCCACCTCAACCACAGGACTTGGAGCGAACCCACcgggagctggaggaggaggacttGGACGAGGCTCTTCCCCTGCcggaggacgacgacgaggaggatCTATCGGAGTACAAGTTTACCAAGTTTGCCGCCACCTACTTCCAGGGAACCACCACGCATACGTACGCCCGCCGACCACTCAAGCAGCCGCTGCTTTTTCACGACGATGAAGGAGACCAGCTGGTGGGCCAACACTGTCACGTCCAATCAATTGATCAGTTCTTGAAATGATAATGACCATGTGTACCTCAACCTGGTTTTAGGCGGCTCTGGCCGTGTGGATCACGGTGCTGAGGTTCATGGGGGACCTGCCTGAGCCCAAATACCACACGGCCATCAGTGACGGGAGTGAGAAGATTCCCGTCATGACCAAGATCTACGAGACCCTCGGGAAGAAGACATACAAGAGGGAGCTACAGGCTCTTCAGGGAGAGGTAGAGGTGAGGCTGGAGAGATGCTTCTCATGAAATTCCAGGATTAAATTCTGAAATTTCAACCAAACTAAGGACACTAATTTCATCATCTCAGTTTAGTCCCAATTCTGTTTCGCCATCTCCAGACTCCTCAACCCGACAGTCATCGCAAGAACAGCATTCGACACAAGCTAGTGTCGCTTACCCTGAAGAAGAAATCCAAGATCACTGAAGAGGTAAGCGGAAGAGCCTTTTTCCCGGTGCCGAGTTTAAAAGCATGAACCACTTTCAGGTCACGAAGCGACTCAACGATGGTGAGCacggtctccatggcaacagcatGCTGGAGGACCGTCCGACGTCAAACCTGGAGAAACTTCACTTCATCATCGGTAATGGCATCCTGAGGCCAGCGCTGAGGTAAACAACAGCATCTAAGATTGGATATGGAATAGAATAGGACTTAGGAACCTGGATCAATCTGGACTTACCTTGGAAGACTGGGCTTAGTTATGTTGATGTTGTCTGtgcattagggatgagatctaCTGCCAGATCTGCAAACAGCTAAGTCAGAACCCATCCAAGAGCTCACACGCTCGAGGTTGGATCCTCATCAGTTTGTGCGTCGGCTGCTTCGCGCCATCCGACAAGTTCCTCAAGGTCAGGACAAAGACTTTCATCAAGTTACCAGAATAGTGCCAATGTGGTGTTGTGTCGCATTTATCTGCAGTACCTAAGGAACTTCATTAACAGCGGACCCCCAGGTTACGCTCCATACTGTGAAGAACGATTAAGAAGGACTTTCGTCAATGGAACCAGAACGCAACCTCCATCCTGGCTGGAGCTACAGGTACATACAAAAAACATTGGCTGGGTTGGAAATGTATTCATCCAAATTTTGTCATTAAATGTAAATCCAGGCAACCAAGTCCAAGAAACCCATCATGCTGCCGGTGACGTTCATGGACGGAACCACCAAAACGCTGCTGACAGACTCGGCGACCACGGCCAAGGAGCTCTGCAACACATTGTCGGACAAGATAAGCCTTCAAGATCGATTCGGCTTCTCACTCTACATTGCACTCTTTGATAAGGTTGAGCAGCACGTTCAAAAGTTTCTTCCTGAAGGTTTTTACCATTTCCGATGGTGTCGTGTAGGTGTCGTCTTTGGGGAGCGGGAACGACCACGTGATGGATGCCGTGTCGCAGTGCGAGCAGTACGCCAAGGAACAAGGAGCCCAGGAGAGGAACGCACCTTGGAGGCTGTTCTTCAGGAAGGAGATCTTCACACCGTGGCACTGCGCCTCCGACGACACGGTTGCCACCAACCTCATCTATCAGCAAACGGTCCGGGGTGTCAAATTTGGAGAGTACCGTTGCGACCGGGTGAGCGATTGTTCTGGAAACAAAAAAGCCTCTTCTTATCATCTTAACCCCAACCTTGAGTCAAGAATCAACTTCTGTTATCCTAGGAGGACCTAGCAGAACTTGCAGCCCAGCAGTACTACGTGGACTACGGCTCAGAGGTCCTGTTGGAACGCCTGCTGAGTCTTATCCCGTCCTACATCCCCGAAAGAGAGATCAGCACGGCCAGGACGGTGGAGAAGTGGGCTCACTTCATCATGGCGGCGCACAAAAAGGTGCGCCTCATAAGTCGTTATTTCCGTTAGCAGAGGAACCAAATGCTCTTCTCTCTTTGTTCTTCAGGGCATCTACACACAGAAGAGGTTTGATGCCCAGAAGGTGAAAGAGGAAGTGGTGGACTTTGCACGCCACAAGTGGCCTCTGCTCTTCTCTCGGTTCTATGAAGCCTTCAAGTTTTCTGGTGAGAATCAAGCCTGAGTTTCAGCATCAAGTATTGATCCCTGATGATTTGGTTTCTATACTCAACAGGTCCAAGTCTACCCAAAAACGACCTCATCGTCGCTGTCAACTGGACCGGCGTTTACTTTGTTGATGAGCAGGAGCAGGTCTTGCTAGAACTGTCCTTCCCAGAAATCACTGCGGTGTCCAGCACCAGGTAAGGCATGCTGGGAATTGTAGTCCCTCCTGGGAACTGTTGAAGTTTGCTTGGAGACTGGAAACTAATGATCAACGTTTGTTGCTCTTTGAGGGGCGGGAAGTTGCAAAGTCAGAGCTTCACGTTGGCGACCATCAAAGGAGAAGAGTATACCTTCACCTCCAACAATGCCGAGGACATCCGCGACCTGGTAGTGACTTTCCTGGAAGGCCTGAGGAACAGGTCCAAATTCGTCGTGGCACTACAGGACAGTCCCAACCAGAGTATGATCTCACTGGACTTTGTGATGTGTTTGAGAAGCCCGCAAAGAGGTCACAAGCTATCTTCTGACTGTTTGGCAGATGGGGAACCATCTACTTTCTTGAGTTTCCAGAAAGGAGACCTGATCTTGCTAGACCAGGACACCGGTGAGCAGGTTCTTAATTCAGGCTGGGCGCATGGCGTCAATGAGAGGACCAATCAGAGAGGAGACTTTCCAGCCGACTCGGTCTACGTCCTCCCCACCGTGACGCGCCCGCAGCAAGACATTGTGGTGAAATAAGACGACCTGGAATTGTTCCGAATCAGCCGGGAGACgacttgttgttgttattgattATGCTGATGTCATCTAACCAATCAGGCCCTGGTTACCATGACGCCAGATCAGAGGCAGCAGTCAGTAAGGGTTTCACAACTTGTCCTGCCTGACACAGAAGACTCCATCAAACCTTACACACTGGAGGAGTTCTCCCATGACTACTTTAGGTACCCGCACGCTGACAGACATGAATCCCTGACGGCTTGAAACCCCAACACGCTTGAGTGTCGTAATATAATCGATGTTCCTGCTGCAGGCCTCCCCCAAAACACACTCTGAGCAGGGTCATGGTCACCAAGAATCGAGGTAAGGACAAATTGTGGAGCTGCACCAGGGAGCCGCTCAAACAACCACTACTAAAGAAGGTGGTCCATCACGAGGAGCTCGCTCAGGAAGCCTGCATGGCCTTCATTGATATCCTTTTCGATCATAAACCAGATTGTTCCAATACCAATCAGAAGCAAAATGTTCCTTAGCACGTGTCCTACCTATGATGAAGTACATGGGCGACTACCCATCCAAACGCACTCGCTCAGTTAACGAGTTGACGGACCAGATCTTCGAAGGCACGTTGAAGGCCGAACCCCTGAAAGACGAGATTTTCTGTCAGATCATCAAGCAGCTAACGGACAACCATGTCAAGTGCGTGCTCATCTTTGACATCCATGAAGCTGAGCTCCTCTAACGTCTCTAGCGTCTTGACGTCAGGAACTGTTTGTGCCGGCAGGTACAGCGAGGAGAAAGGCTGGGAGCTTCTGTGGCTGTGTACCGGCCTCTTTCCTCCAAGCAATGTTCTGCTGCCGCACATCCAGCGCTTCCTACAGTCAAAGAGACAACACCCGCTCTCAGCCGACTGCATGCACAGGCTACATAAAGCTTTACGGTAAAGGCGATTAGAAATCGCTAAATGCCAACCTGGGCGACATCAGTTCCATCCCACTGATGGGCCAATGAAAAAATAATGTGTCTTCAATGTGGACCAACAGAAACGGATCCAGGAAGTATCCACCTCATCTGGTGGAAGTGGAAGCCATCCAGCACAAGACTACGCAGATATTCCACAAGGTTTACTTCCCGGACGATACGGACGAGGTGGGACGTGCGCACAGGTCAAGAAAACAAGAAACATCATGTTGTCAAGATCATAAATAATCTGCGCAGGCTTTCGAGGTGGAGTCCAGCACCAAAGCCAAGGACTTTTGTCAGAACATCTCCACCAGACTGCTGCTCAAATCCCCAGAAGGCTTcagcctctttgtcaaaatcTCAGACAAGGtccttttttttacttctcCTCAAAACAGGATCAGATTAATTTTGTGTCTTTGTGAGATTAATTTAGTTTTGTGTGTCAGGTGATAAGTGTTCCAGAGGGAGACTTCTTCTTCGACTTTGTCCGACATTTGACGGATTGGATCAAGAAATCGCGGCCGGTGAAAGACGGTATAAATCTTTCGGCAGATTTTTAAAACAGATCCCGACAGGCTCAACAAAATCCAATGTCGTATTTCCCCTTTAGGAGCTGTTCCCTCTCTGACCTATCAAGTGTTCTTCATGAAGAAGTTATGGACCAGCACCGTCCCGGGGAAGGACTCATTCGCCGATTCCATCTTCCACTACTACCAGGTGAGTCCTGTTTGGCAGAAGACGGGTAAAGAAAGAGAATTTGTTTGATTTTGGGATGACACATCTGAGCAGGAGCTGCCCAAATACCTGCGTGGCTACCACAAATGTTCACGAGATGAAGTCTTCCAGCTGGCGGCGCTCATCTACCGCGTCAAGTTCGAGGACGACAAATCCCACTTTCCGACCATTCCCAAGATGCTGCGTGAGCTGGTCCCTCAGGATCTCATCCGCCAAATGTCCCCAGATGATTGGAAGAGGGTAAACCTGGAAATTACTTCATATTTTTAAGATGAAACAGCAAagagacttttttatttttagcttatgttttgattttgattttgtgtgtgtgtggcagtcTATAGTGGCCTTCTTCAACAAGCAAGCCGGTAAATCCAGAGAAGAAGCCAAGTTGATGTTTCTTAAAATCATCTACAAATGGCCGACATTTGGCTCCGCCTTCTTTGAAGTCAAGGTAAAAACGGAAAGCCCCTGCTTGTGTCACTTCAACCCAATGCTGTTTCATGCTCAGATTCATCGTGATTTTTGTCTTCAGCAAACCACAGAGCCCAACTACCCGGAGATCCTCCTGATCGCCATCAACAAACATGGAGTCAGTCTCATTGATCCAAAGAACAAGGTTTGATCAATTTGACAGAAAATTAACATGATTGCAAAATTACGGGAATTGGAAATTTTCAATGAGAATAAACCAAAATGGGTTGGATCTTAATCTGGAATTTAACGCCACCATGTGACTGATGCCATTGTTTTATTCCGACAGGACGTTCTGATCACTCATCCCTTCACCAAGATCTCCAACTGGAGCAGCGGGAACACGTACTTCCACATCACCATCGGAAACCTCGTCAGGGGAAGCAAACTCCTCTGCGAGACTTCCCTGGTGGGTCACAAAGTATTTCATAGGGAAAAaagtcaatcaaaaaaaaaaaatcaggaacaATTCAGAACTAATAGACagaaattctgcctagcaacaagagtAAATAATTCAGTGAATAAGACAAATTTTGACACAATTGGATAAACTCGAGACTTGGACTTACTAATATTTGTGATCGTCATTCCTCTCAGGGCTACAAGATGGATGACCTGCTGACGTCATACATCAGCCAGATGTTGACCGCCATGAACAAGCAGCGGTCTGAGCGCACTCACACCAAGTGAACGTCTTATTGGCAGGAGGCCGCCGAGCTCGCCCGCCTGCTGCGCCCCATTGGCCAGCACTGCAGCTGGGGCCGGACCTTCGGCCACCACTTGTGGTGGATGAGTCAACGACCTTCTGTCAGCTCAGAACCCTGGAAGCTCCCCGGGGAGAGTTCGGTCGAAAGTGAAAGTGACAACGACCCTGGCGAAGGTCCCAGCAACTACAAGCGTTACCGTGACGACGAGGATGAGTTGTCCAGTGAGGATGACTACCTCTAAGACACACATTGTAAAGTGTGCTTACTGGTCCATGCAAAGctaaccttgttttttttttgttaagctTGGCTTTTGAACAAGAATTCTTCctcggaacaaaaaaaaagtaacatgtTACTATGAAATACTAtttgtcaatttgtcattttctatTTGACCAGACTTACAGGTACAAACTCTGCCGAGTAACAAGTAGCATTTTTTCTCAAGCATGTCATGTGACCAAGAAATTCTTTGACAATAGTATTGCGACAATAAGTTTGAAAACTGGCTTCATCAACAGAAATTAAAatgagcaacaaaaaaaaaaatgtcaagaccAGACAATACTTTTGTCTTAATAGACATGTTTgatttagcatgttagcatcgTAGCTCAAGCGGCTCAAAGATTTTGGTGACCTCAATTTTATTTGcctcaaacaaaacatttcactGTGCCAAACTTTTCATGtatttttgttgctgttttttttcagcgcaaaatcttttgttttttttaatagtattTAATCGGTCTAAAATCTTAATTGTACTCACAAAGGGGGTGCAGACCACGTATTTAAAGAATAATGTCTAATGTTGGTGGTGtcgctttttttgtttggttttactCTGTAATAATTTCTTTGCAGTGTCGTCTTTGGATCTCATCACTCTTGTTAGCCTCTGCTAAACACTAGCcacaaataaacaataaaaagtgCTCCAAACCActcaaaatggctttttttttttcccatgacagCTGACTTGttaactgtttttattttgtggaaatgacgagaggaaaaataaaatctccGACTTGACCAACACATTCAGAGTCGCTGAAGTTCCACTCAAATGTTGAAATACATTATTGCTTTACAGTTGGCGTCATTTCCTCGAAGTCACTTTAGAATCTTTGTTGGGTCAGGCTTTTTTTTCATTACAGCACCCCCAAAAAACTCATAAAATGACGTCAGTTTTACTATATTGGCACAAAACGGGGCATTCCCGTTCCAAACATGGCCTACATTCACTTTGTGGATCAATATGAACTAATTAGCTACCTTGAGGCGCCTCCAGTTGTACATTCACTTTGTCAGTCCATCGAGCAGCGTCCATTAAATCCCACCAGTTCAAAGTTCTTGGTCTAACGCAACTGGTACCTGTACAAATTGAGGagaaaacaataataatttcGTCTTCTCCATCAGCTTTGAGTCCATCCCGTCCAGAAGACAAGAAGCAGCTGACGAATGTAGACGAAAGTTCATGCTAAGCGAAGTTGTCACTCCTCGACGATGGTGGGCAGATGAAAGTGCGCCGGCGTCGTGGGCTGGTCCTGCGCGGCATTGACACTGGAGATGGACCAGACGTCGCTCAGCTCTGGAAAAGTTCAAGAGAGGTCAGCAACATAGTCTGATAGCAATCATGGATGTCTATCTGAAGATGCCCGGCATAAATGAAGTGACGAGGAAGCATACAACATGCTGGGGGGGGGCTCATGCGGGGTGCGATGGGTTGAAGACCAAGGGGAGGGAGATGAGGGATCCGCTAGGGGAGTCAGAGTGGAAAGGACTCCAGCGACTGCAGAAGGGCTCCAAGGAGTCTAACGTACAACACATACAGCAAACACATTTAGACACATGGACATAGGAGCATGCAGggatctcgttttttttttttaattctgctaattgtaattaaaaataaattcagaACAGTCACAAAGACAGCATGGTGAACGTCGTCATACCTGTCCTGAATTTGCTGTATGGTCCATTTTCGTGCGCCTGACGACTGCCAGACAAGTAGGGCAGACCTCTCTCTCGCCACctttagcacacacacacacacacatttatttgtGGTATTTTGTCTTCATAAAAATGATGCTAAATACATATTCATGGCACACATACACAAGAATCCATGTTCATGACTCAACATCACTCAGCCACAACATCTAACTAAGTTGAATTTTCGTCTTGTTATGTACGCACCAATGGAAAATGAAAACGGAGACGACCAGAACTGCAGAAATGACATCGGTCAGAATCCAAATCATGTTGTATTCCTCAGGAGTCTGGAAGGAGACAAATGTGAAGATTCTCACCGCAGACCAAATGTATGTTGTGCGATGTTGTGCGAAGTGTTCACCATGAGAAAGAGGGGCTTGCGGATTTTGGCCAAGATGTGTATGGAGTTGGTGGTAACCGACTGCGCTCCGGCACACCAAGCCAGCGTGTAGAGCCACGGCTGGCTGATCACAAACAAGTTGGTGCTGATATTCGCTGAGCCGTACTTGCTGCGGACGCGTCAAGAGAGGCATAGAGGTGTTAGCGGGCTCTCCGGCTAATGCGGTTTTGTCGTTGGCACGTACCTGATCTGTTGTCGTGACATCTTGCTGTAGTGCAGATTGAGAGTGGCGATGTGCTCGTTCATCAGCTTCTGAATGGGGAGGCGCTCTGCTGACGTTTGCACCAGATCGGGGGCAGCGGCGTGTACCAGATGCCGGTCCTGGGATGAAAGCCAAAGCACCTGCACAAACAGGAAAAATACATGCCATGAAGgaaaatcatttttaatatcagattaaaaaaaaaagtctacttgTTACCTctttttttggtttgctttttactattattaatagatttttatttattcatattatttatattattttctatttattatatatcaattaatttatatgaattatttattacatttattttcctttaGCAACAACGCTAACGCCATTTGCGACTGGATGCTAACCTGAGAAGAGTTGATATGGGCCAACACCACCTGCAGGGTGACGTTGGTGTACGAATTTTCATAAGGGTGTCCAGACGGCGGCGTGTGCAGGTCAAAAAGAACGCGGCGGCCGCTGCGCGACGCCACGTCCAGGAAGTCGGCCAACAAGGGAATTGATTGGTTCTTCGCCTGCTTGCGGTCTGCCTCGCTCAGGGAAGACGCGCTGCCAAATGGGTCCTTCTGtaacaaagagaaaaaagaaaatccttcaGAATCGGATTCTCGTGCTACAAATCAGATTTTATTGAtagatttttttgtgtgcatgtttttctTACAGATAAGAACCATTCGCCAGCGTTCAGCTGCTGAAGCTCAGCCCAGGTGAACATGGAGGCTTCCAAGTGCGTTCTGTTTGGGAAAACATCGGCGACGTTGGTGGTTCTCCTCAGGGTCAAGTCGTGCATCAGGAAGGGAACGCCGTCATGGCTGCAGAGTGCAATCACATTGACTTGTGCCGAGGAACTTCggttagacaaaagtagtgctttgacgCCATTTGGGTGCCGAGGAACTATAATGGCGTAAGATGAGGAGTGTCATCAAATTAGCATACAAATACATAAAGAATACAATTACAAGACTAGCTTTTTCAAATTGTCTTTCCACTTGACTCGAGCTAACTCAAAAAACTCATTTGGGGCACTCGCCACTGTAAAGCAACACCGAGGCCTGCGCCGTGCTAATAATCCTGTTTCGTA
This genomic window from Syngnathus typhle isolate RoL2023-S1 ecotype Sweden linkage group LG6, RoL_Styp_1.0, whole genome shotgun sequence contains:
- the myo7aa gene encoding myosin VIIAa — translated: MYKRRDYVDLYEKDQAKWALFRNVNTVVKQSTLLPGDYVWLDLKTGREFEVPIGAVVKLCDSGQIQVVDDEGNEHWISPQNATNIKPMHPTSIHGVEDMIRLGDLNEAGILRNLLIRYSDKLIYTYTGSILVAINPYQLLPIYTADQIRLYTNKKIGEMPPHIFAIADNCYFNMQRNNRDQCCIISGESGAGKTESTKLILQFLAAISGQHSWIEQQVLEANPILEAFGNAKTIRNDNSSRFGKYIDIHFNKRGAIEGAKIEQYLLEKSRVCRQAQDERNYHIFYCMLKGMAADEKKKLGLSKATDYTYLTIGKCTVCDGRNDMKEYSNIRSAMKVLMFTDKENWEISKLLASILHMGNLRYEARTYDNLDACEVVRSPNLSTASALLEVDGKDLMNCLTSRTLITRGETVSTPLSMEQALDVRDAFVKGIYGRLFVWIVEKINAAIYRPSSSHSKVVRRSIGLLDIFGFENFTVNSFEQLCINFANENLQQFFVRHVFKLEQEEYNLENINWQHIEFTDNQDALDMIAIKPMNIISLIDEESRFPKGTDSTMLNKLNFQHKVNTNYIPPKNNHETQFGIQHFAGVVFYETRGFLEKNRDTLYGDIIQLVHSSKNKFIKQIFQADVAMFLCGFAPCLHLPSSPLPKGAETRKRSPTLSSQFKKSLELLMRTLSVCQPFFVRCIKPNEYKKPMLFDRDLCVRQLRYSGMMETIRIRRAGYPIRYTFVEFVDRYRVLMPGVKPAYKQEDLRGTCQRIAELVLGRDDDWQMGKTKIFLKDHHDMLLEIERDKAITDKVILIQKVVRGFKDRSNFLRMRKSTMLIQKTWRGYHCRKNYGAMRAGFSRLQALVRSRKLCASYHVARQRVSGFQGRCRGFLVRRAFRHRLWAVITIQAYTRGMIARRLYRRLRGEYRRRLEAEKLRLAEETKLRNQMSAKRAKAEAERKHQERLVQLAKEDAEREKKEKEEGRRKKEMVEQMERARLEPVNDSDMVDKMFGFLGTTSSFPGQEGQAPAGFEDLERTHRELEEEDLDEALPLPEDDDEEDLSEYKFTKFAATYFQGTTTHTYARRPLKQPLLFHDDEGDQLAALAVWITVLRFMGDLPEPKYHTAISDGSEKIPVMTKIYETLGKKTYKRELQALQGEVETPQPDSHRKNSIRHKLVSLTLKKKSKITEEVTKRLNDGEHGLHGNSMLEDRPTSNLEKLHFIIGNGILRPALRDEIYCQICKQLSQNPSKSSHARGWILISLCVGCFAPSDKFLKYLRNFINSGPPGYAPYCEERLRRTFVNGTRTQPPSWLELQATKSKKPIMLPVTFMDGTTKTLLTDSATTAKELCNTLSDKISLQDRFGFSLYIALFDKVSSLGSGNDHVMDAVSQCEQYAKEQGAQERNAPWRLFFRKEIFTPWHCASDDTVATNLIYQQTVRGVKFGEYRCDREDLAELAAQQYYVDYGSEVLLERLLSLIPSYIPEREISTARTVEKWAHFIMAAHKKGIYTQKRFDAQKVKEEVVDFARHKWPLLFSRFYEAFKFSGPSLPKNDLIVAVNWTGVYFVDEQEQVLLELSFPEITAVSSTRGGKLQSQSFTLATIKGEEYTFTSNNAEDIRDLVVTFLEGLRNRSKFVVALQDSPNQNGEPSTFLSFQKGDLILLDQDTGEQVLNSGWAHGVNERTNQRGDFPADSVYVLPTVTRPQQDIVALVTMTPDQRQQSVRVSQLVLPDTEDSIKPYTLEEFSHDYFRPPPKHTLSRVMVTKNRGKDKLWSCTREPLKQPLLKKVVHHEELAQEACMAFIAMMKYMGDYPSKRTRSVNELTDQIFEGTLKAEPLKDEIFCQIIKQLTDNHVKYSEEKGWELLWLCTGLFPPSNVLLPHIQRFLQSKRQHPLSADCMHRLHKALRNGSRKYPPHLVEVEAIQHKTTQIFHKVYFPDDTDEAFEVESSTKAKDFCQNISTRLLLKSPEGFSLFVKISDKVISVPEGDFFFDFVRHLTDWIKKSRPVKDGAVPSLTYQVFFMKKLWTSTVPGKDSFADSIFHYYQELPKYLRGYHKCSRDEVFQLAALIYRVKFEDDKSHFPTIPKMLRELVPQDLIRQMSPDDWKRSIVAFFNKQAGKSREEAKLMFLKIIYKWPTFGSAFFEVKQTTEPNYPEILLIAINKHGVSLIDPKNKDVLITHPFTKISNWSSGNTYFHITIGNLVRGSKLLCETSLGYKMDDLLTSYISQMLTAMNKQRSERTHTK
- the gdpd4a gene encoding glycerophosphodiester phosphodiesterase domain-containing protein 5, with amino-acid sequence MTLLGKLKVVRRQLLQRYEHQPFVSCLAGLYGCQWRRYQRARVQPGECCCSKVECSSFGLLILTFLVSFVFLYFWIEAQNDYNDFDWFNFSIFGFWFPWSLVLLVVVATLFTYMALLLVLAVCLLSESQRLYLHWSHKTGIMVTLAFYMLAMVIVSHLWSNEWTTLLLSLQVTAPVLHVAAVFVMLTISWPVALHFFRMNKRVRQVAVLGLYLSGLFSLYLVPLGMYSPCIREEATLGAAPTLIGHRGAPMLAPENTLMSFEKAVEAGGDGLETDVTISHDGVPFLMHDLTLRRTTNVADVFPNRTHLEASMFTWAELQQLNAGEWFLSKDPFGSASSLSEADRKQAKNQSIPLLADFLDVASRSGRRVLFDLHTPPSGHPYENSYTNVTLQVVLAHINSSQVLWLSSQDRHLVHAAAPDLVQTSAERLPIQKLMNEHIATLNLHYSKMSRQQISKYGSANISTNLFVISQPWLYTLAWCAGAQSVTTNSIHILAKIRKPLFLMTPEEYNMIWILTDVISAVLVVSVFIFHWWRERGLPYLSGSRQAHENGPYSKFRTDSLEPFCSRWSPFHSDSPSGSLISLPLVFNPSHPA